One stretch of Roseimicrobium sp. ORNL1 DNA includes these proteins:
- a CDS encoding response regulator transcription factor: MLIKVSIVEDDPATRENLMVIINRSADLTGMETYSSAEDAIRGVPKNLPDVLLVDINLGRRSGIECVAVLKAAHPKLQMMMVTTYDDTKLIFEALRAGASGYLLKRTPAADIVAAIKEVHEGGSPMSAQIARKVVSYFHPSRSPVSEMETLTPREHEILTLLAKGLQYKEIADHLDISTSTVRGHLHLIYGKLHVQSRTEAVLKYLGR; this comes from the coding sequence ATGCTCATCAAAGTCTCCATCGTGGAAGACGATCCGGCCACCCGTGAAAACCTCATGGTTATCATCAATCGCAGTGCTGACCTCACCGGCATGGAAACCTATTCCTCCGCGGAAGACGCCATTCGCGGCGTGCCCAAGAATCTGCCGGATGTCCTTCTGGTCGACATCAATCTCGGTCGCCGCAGCGGCATTGAATGCGTGGCCGTACTTAAGGCGGCTCATCCCAAGCTGCAGATGATGATGGTAACCACCTACGATGACACCAAGCTTATCTTCGAAGCTCTCCGCGCAGGAGCTAGTGGTTATCTCCTCAAGCGCACCCCTGCCGCTGACATAGTTGCTGCCATCAAAGAGGTTCACGAAGGAGGCTCGCCTATGTCCGCACAGATTGCGCGGAAGGTCGTATCATACTTCCACCCCAGCCGTTCTCCGGTCTCCGAGATGGAAACGCTCACTCCGCGAGAGCACGAGATCCTTACGCTGCTCGCAAAAGGCCTGCAGTACAAGGAGATCGCCGATCATCTGGATATCAGCACCAGCACCGTGCGCGGACACCTTCACCTCATCTACGGCAAGCTCCATGTGCAGTCACGGACCGAAGCGGTACTGAAGTACTTGGGGCGATGA
- a CDS encoding alginate lyase family protein: MKHLILCTAVTIIFGAIGMPASAYTHPCIPNTREELDTIKANLDKEPWKRGYALLADDHRSKLNYKMAGPFANVSRRGRYDQNLQRWRNDMTAVYNLARMWYFTGIEDYAKKAHDILIAWATTHTSFSGNESGLDLGDYAVCYGGGASILRGTWPGWTTADTTTVQKYFLNTLWPASLASGNVLGPCNKGDIYMESGIAIAAFCDDTAKFNQIVNLYRTFHGCGLMNTLATGQLGETGRDAGHSYGTLNALAFVADVAWKQGVDLFSELDNRLLACGEYYARNTFTTDNPYVPYGTIDWQWMKNAAGPYTAQRSGFYLLQNAYKNRKNLPTPWIDRKLEEQPVNGFNFMYAKTADSTTATLTPASFPAISLASSGLTLTTLGSQTEGRSATYANGIWTVTGLGKSVWSDKDDDCQFACKEMTGDCAMVAKVTSNQYPNAQARAGLMIRDNLTATIGQRAWVGVVSAPSMLMQSHMRGWTENWGGGGYDDRSHDWPSGLPYWIKIERRGKQITTFASLDGTSWAALNCTHYGNLPSTLYIGLFVCSGTTTTNTATFENVAFTGGTGGLVTTPAAPAALFAAGSTKSITARWLPSFGADTYDLLRSTKSDGGYTAIASNLTNTSTSYVDTTVNPGVTYYYVARAKNSAGTSGDSPKFGASLLPAPLVNLASGGIATASFNGDSAREGADKTFDRDPGSKWFGYKAPTGWIQYDFGADNAQVIKRYTINCADVPERDPKSWSFLGSQDGTNWTTLDSQSNQSFGIRMHMKTLNLDNPTAYRFYRLQITASNGTRGVAIGELGLWGNSQTLPPSQPQQ, from the coding sequence ATGAAACATCTCATTCTATGCACGGCCGTCACCATCATATTCGGGGCCATAGGTATGCCCGCTAGTGCCTATACGCATCCCTGCATTCCGAATACTCGCGAGGAACTGGACACCATCAAAGCCAATCTCGATAAGGAACCTTGGAAACGGGGCTACGCCCTCCTCGCGGACGATCACCGCTCCAAGCTCAACTACAAGATGGCGGGTCCTTTCGCGAATGTCAGCCGGAGGGGGCGCTATGACCAGAACCTCCAGCGATGGCGGAATGACATGACCGCGGTGTATAACTTGGCGCGGATGTGGTATTTCACCGGCATCGAGGACTATGCGAAAAAAGCCCACGACATTCTCATCGCGTGGGCGACCACGCACACGAGCTTCTCCGGCAACGAATCCGGCCTCGACCTGGGCGACTACGCCGTCTGTTACGGCGGCGGTGCCAGCATCCTGCGCGGCACCTGGCCCGGTTGGACCACCGCCGACACAACCACGGTCCAGAAGTATTTCTTAAACACCCTCTGGCCGGCTTCTCTTGCCTCGGGGAACGTGCTTGGTCCTTGCAACAAAGGCGACATCTACATGGAGTCCGGTATCGCCATCGCTGCCTTTTGCGACGACACCGCGAAGTTCAACCAGATCGTCAATCTTTACCGCACGTTCCATGGCTGCGGCTTGATGAACACCCTGGCCACAGGCCAGTTGGGCGAGACGGGCCGCGACGCGGGCCACTCCTACGGCACCCTCAACGCCTTGGCCTTCGTCGCCGACGTCGCCTGGAAACAAGGCGTGGACCTTTTCTCCGAATTGGATAACCGACTGCTCGCCTGCGGCGAATACTACGCCCGCAACACCTTCACCACCGACAATCCTTACGTCCCCTACGGCACCATCGACTGGCAGTGGATGAAGAATGCCGCCGGACCTTACACCGCCCAGCGCAGCGGTTTTTACCTGCTTCAAAACGCCTACAAGAACCGCAAGAATCTGCCCACTCCCTGGATCGACCGTAAACTCGAAGAACAGCCCGTGAATGGCTTCAACTTCATGTATGCCAAGACGGCGGACTCCACCACCGCCACGCTGACGCCAGCCAGTTTCCCGGCGATTTCTTTGGCCTCGAGCGGATTAACTCTGACCACGCTGGGCAGCCAGACCGAGGGACGCAGCGCCACTTATGCGAACGGTATATGGACGGTGACCGGACTCGGGAAAAGTGTCTGGTCGGACAAGGATGACGACTGCCAGTTTGCTTGCAAGGAGATGACCGGCGACTGCGCCATGGTCGCCAAGGTCACGTCCAACCAATATCCGAACGCTCAGGCCAGGGCGGGGTTGATGATTCGCGACAATCTCACTGCCACCATCGGGCAACGCGCGTGGGTCGGAGTCGTGTCTGCACCCTCCATGCTGATGCAATCCCACATGCGCGGCTGGACTGAGAACTGGGGGGGAGGTGGATATGACGACCGTTCTCACGACTGGCCTTCCGGCCTTCCCTACTGGATCAAGATCGAGCGCCGTGGAAAACAGATCACCACCTTCGCTTCGTTGGATGGCACCAGTTGGGCGGCCTTGAACTGCACCCATTACGGCAACCTCCCGTCCACCCTATATATCGGGCTGTTCGTGTGCAGCGGAACCACCACAACCAACACCGCCACCTTTGAGAACGTCGCCTTCACCGGCGGGACGGGCGGGCTGGTAACGACTCCCGCCGCTCCGGCGGCCCTATTTGCCGCCGGCTCCACGAAATCCATCACCGCGCGCTGGCTCCCGTCCTTTGGCGCAGACACCTACGACCTGCTCCGCTCCACTAAGTCCGACGGCGGCTATACTGCCATCGCCAGCAACCTAACTAACACCAGTACAAGCTACGTGGACACAACAGTGAACCCCGGTGTCACCTACTACTACGTGGCCCGCGCCAAAAACTCCGCTGGAACCAGCGGCGATTCGCCGAAGTTCGGCGCCTCTTTACTTCCTGCGCCGCTGGTCAACCTGGCCTCCGGCGGCATCGCGACAGCAAGCTTCAACGGCGACTCCGCCCGTGAAGGCGCTGACAAGACATTCGACCGCGACCCAGGCAGCAAGTGGTTTGGCTATAAAGCCCCCACTGGCTGGATCCAATACGACTTCGGCGCCGACAACGCGCAGGTCATCAAGCGCTACACGATCAACTGCGCCGACGTGCCTGAGCGGGATCCGAAAAGCTGGAGCTTCCTTGGCTCACAGGACGGCACCAATTGGACCACCCTCGACTCACAGAGCAACCAGTCCTTTGGCATTCGGATGCACATGAAAACCCTCAACCTCGACAACCCCACCGCCTACCGATTTTACCGGCTCCAGATCACTGCCAGCAACGGAACTCGTGGCGTGGCTATCGGCGAACTCGGCCTTTGGGGCAACAGCCAGACCCTACCCCCCAGTCAACCACAACAATAA
- a CDS encoding BON domain-containing protein, giving the protein MKTKHLGFLSLVFASTLSLSVAQEKKESDADNTERNKRDQPGKTETPMDQSNDPADIKLVATIRQLVVKDDTLSSTAKNCKIITSGGRVVLRGPVNTSEEKAAIESHATKSAGEGKVDSRLEVKKGS; this is encoded by the coding sequence ATGAAAACGAAGCACCTAGGTTTCCTCAGTCTCGTCTTTGCAAGCACGCTCTCACTTTCCGTGGCACAAGAGAAAAAAGAAAGTGACGCGGATAACACCGAGCGCAATAAGCGTGACCAGCCCGGTAAAACTGAAACGCCAATGGATCAGTCAAATGACCCTGCGGACATTAAGTTGGTGGCGACCATCCGTCAGCTTGTGGTGAAGGATGACACGCTTTCGTCCACCGCCAAGAACTGCAAAATCATTACTTCCGGAGGGCGTGTCGTGCTCCGCGGGCCGGTGAACACCTCAGAAGAGAAGGCCGCCATTGAGTCGCACGCCACCAAGTCGGCGGGCGAAGGCAAGGTAGACAGCCGTCTCGAAGTCAAAAAGGGCAGCTAG
- a CDS encoding IS5 family transposase: protein MRSKRRRRRGRPSKDVRLMLEGIVWVLRTGAPWRDLPEGFGPWETVYGRFRRWLAGGLWQRLLGRLARYTTGKLRHMDATCCKVHQFANGGHGGVQANAIGRTKGGANTKVHALVDTKGMACCVKLSAGQVHESTVALELTKAVPKGCTLVGDKAYDVDALRDHWEDRGVGVCVPARERRKQPAAHHKGWYRKRHQVENFFQRLKTFLRIDRRLDKLAATFLAFVQLACVLNAIKYHF, encoded by the coding sequence ATTCGATCCAAAAGGAGACGCCGGCGTGGCCGTCCTTCCAAGGATGTGCGGTTGATGCTGGAGGGCATTGTCTGGGTGCTGCGTACAGGAGCCCCATGGCGGGACCTGCCTGAGGGGTTTGGCCCTTGGGAGACAGTGTACGGTCGCTTTCGTCGCTGGCTGGCGGGTGGCCTTTGGCAGCGCCTTTTAGGCAGGCTGGCACGCTACACCACAGGCAAGCTGCGCCACATGGATGCTACGTGCTGCAAGGTGCATCAGTTTGCCAATGGCGGACATGGAGGAGTCCAAGCCAATGCCATCGGGCGCACCAAGGGCGGGGCCAACACCAAGGTTCACGCCTTGGTAGATACCAAAGGCATGGCCTGTTGCGTGAAGCTGAGTGCCGGACAGGTTCATGAATCTACAGTGGCTCTCGAGTTGACCAAGGCCGTGCCCAAAGGCTGTACGCTGGTGGGAGACAAAGCCTATGATGTCGATGCCTTGCGTGACCATTGGGAGGACCGCGGTGTGGGCGTTTGCGTGCCCGCACGCGAGAGACGCAAGCAGCCAGCCGCACATCATAAAGGCTGGTATCGCAAGCGTCACCAAGTGGAAAACTTCTTCCAACGCCTCAAAACCTTCCTTCGCATCGACCGCCGCCTCGACAAACTTGCTGCCACCTTCCTCGCCTTTGTTCAGCTAGCTTGCGTTCTCAATGCTATCAAATACCATTTCTAA
- a CDS encoding ferritin-like domain-containing protein — MNLNTLSDLYVHELKDLYSAEKQLLKALPKMAKAATNADLKAGFQQHLEETKEHAARLEKVLAGREASTRGPKCKAMEGLIAEGSDLMEEEGDPEVLDAGLIVAAQKVEHYEIAGYGSVCTFAKLLGDKAGLELLKLTINEEESTDKKLTKLATSVINLEASK, encoded by the coding sequence ATGAATCTAAACACGCTCTCTGATTTGTATGTTCACGAACTCAAGGATCTCTATAGCGCCGAAAAGCAACTGCTGAAGGCTCTTCCCAAGATGGCAAAGGCGGCTACCAATGCCGATCTCAAAGCTGGCTTTCAGCAGCATTTGGAAGAAACCAAGGAGCATGCCGCGCGGCTAGAGAAAGTGCTGGCAGGACGCGAGGCCAGCACGCGTGGTCCCAAATGCAAAGCGATGGAAGGACTCATCGCGGAAGGCTCCGACTTGATGGAAGAGGAAGGCGACCCCGAAGTGCTCGACGCGGGTCTTATTGTGGCTGCCCAGAAGGTGGAGCACTATGAAATCGCGGGCTACGGCTCGGTCTGTACGTTCGCCAAACTTCTGGGAGATAAGGCGGGCCTGGAGCTGTTGAAGCTGACGATTAACGAAGAGGAATCCACGGACAAGAAGCTGACGAAACTTGCAACGTCGGTGATCAATCTTGAAGCCTCCAAGTAG
- a CDS encoding tetratricopeptide repeat protein, with product MSQDWKTFSELCKQAEAYLELQMWAAAWKVLDDLPAQFQNFPSVLLKRIDVLTALQLSTKALQMAEEAVAAYPNRAEVWHRLARLQAQAGHLDAATVSATHCIELDESMWMEMAQDEGLKRIW from the coding sequence GTGAGCCAAGATTGGAAAACATTCTCAGAACTTTGTAAGCAAGCAGAGGCCTACCTCGAGCTGCAAATGTGGGCTGCAGCTTGGAAGGTGCTGGATGACTTGCCAGCGCAGTTCCAGAACTTCCCAAGCGTCCTACTCAAAAGGATCGATGTGCTGACTGCCTTGCAACTGTCGACCAAGGCGCTGCAGATGGCTGAGGAAGCTGTAGCGGCGTACCCCAATCGCGCAGAAGTATGGCATAGGCTCGCGCGGTTACAGGCTCAGGCCGGACATCTCGACGCCGCAACCGTCTCAGCGACCCATTGCATCGAGCTGGATGAAAGCATGTGGATGGAGATGGCGCAGGATGAAGGGTTAAAAAGGATTTGGTGA
- a CDS encoding manganese catalase family protein — protein MFFHTQKLINPIAADEPDPAAANILQEGLGGQFGEMRTMMQYLFQSFNARGDAKPFKDLIQGVGIEEISHVELITTTINLLLDGSSRYQGKNAKTKAKGAAAKKAPKEPGAGGTTPLDEAPFAPNTHHFIVAPQCALPVDAAGNPWSGSYVYASGNLVLDLMYNLMLESTGRLQKCRIYEMSDNKTLRSTVAFLIARDHAHELAFAKALESLGVNWGKVLPIPNFDASQYPEVKKLMDLGIHLKQHHFRLDGSEMGKIFQGNSPVNDGTEVETEEEAPEGAPIEDLPERPEEFAPGLTPELLEMVEAVKRYK, from the coding sequence ATGTTCTTCCACACCCAAAAACTGATCAACCCGATTGCAGCAGACGAGCCCGATCCCGCAGCGGCCAACATCCTCCAGGAAGGACTGGGCGGCCAGTTTGGGGAAATGCGCACGATGATGCAATATCTCTTCCAGAGCTTCAACGCGAGGGGAGACGCAAAGCCGTTCAAAGATCTCATTCAAGGCGTAGGCATCGAAGAGATTAGCCACGTCGAACTGATTACCACGACGATCAATTTGCTGCTCGATGGCTCGTCCCGGTATCAGGGTAAGAACGCAAAGACAAAGGCAAAAGGCGCTGCGGCAAAGAAGGCCCCTAAGGAACCAGGTGCAGGTGGCACTACACCACTTGATGAGGCACCCTTTGCTCCCAACACTCATCATTTTATTGTAGCTCCGCAATGCGCATTACCCGTTGATGCCGCGGGCAATCCTTGGAGCGGGTCGTACGTGTATGCCAGTGGCAATCTCGTGTTGGACCTCATGTACAATCTCATGCTGGAGTCCACCGGCAGATTGCAAAAGTGCCGCATTTACGAAATGTCCGACAACAAAACGCTTCGCAGTACTGTGGCATTCCTCATCGCCCGCGATCACGCTCATGAGTTGGCGTTCGCGAAGGCGCTGGAGTCGCTCGGCGTGAATTGGGGCAAGGTCCTTCCCATTCCAAACTTCGACGCGTCCCAGTATCCCGAGGTGAAGAAGCTGATGGACCTGGGCATCCACCTGAAGCAGCATCACTTCCGTCTCGATGGGTCCGAGATGGGCAAGATCTTCCAAGGCAACTCTCCGGTCAATGATGGCACCGAGGTCGAGACCGAGGAGGAAGCTCCCGAGGGTGCGCCAATTGAGGACTTGCCCGAAAGGCCAGAGGAGTTCGCTCCAGGTCTCACTCCCGAATTGCTCGAAATGGTCGAGGCTGTGAAGCGCTACAAGTAG
- a CDS encoding PHP domain-containing protein, which produces MEAAKSAYLWPEEVASAWAQGQSLAEFHNLKGSALRLVEGWLDAPPQITAPAKVRQDFMTMAEAKAVLHKHRRRSAGLKGDLQMHTKWSDGSGTILEMTAAAVERGYEYIALTDHTAGLTIANGMDERQVEAQGAEIDRVNEALQKNGVRFTVLHAVELNLSESGAGDLRPGALKKLDLVLGSFHSGLNTKRDQTSRYLAALRNPHVHILGHPQTRRWNKRLGLEADWPRVFAEAARLGKAIEVDGYAERQDLRQSLLKIAKAEGCFISLGSDAHRAEQLDYITFSLASIFTAGIPLARVLNFWDARQVLKWAGER; this is translated from the coding sequence ATGGAAGCCGCAAAAAGCGCCTACCTCTGGCCAGAGGAGGTGGCTTCGGCGTGGGCGCAGGGTCAGTCTCTGGCTGAGTTTCACAATCTGAAAGGTTCCGCGCTACGACTGGTAGAGGGTTGGCTGGACGCTCCTCCCCAAATCACGGCGCCGGCGAAGGTGCGGCAGGATTTTATGACGATGGCGGAAGCCAAAGCGGTCCTGCACAAGCACAGGCGTCGCTCTGCGGGGCTCAAAGGAGATCTTCAGATGCATACCAAGTGGAGTGATGGGTCCGGGACCATACTGGAAATGACTGCTGCTGCCGTGGAGCGCGGGTATGAATACATCGCGCTCACCGACCACACGGCGGGATTGACCATCGCAAATGGCATGGATGAAAGGCAGGTGGAGGCGCAGGGAGCGGAGATTGACAGGGTGAATGAGGCCCTTCAGAAAAACGGAGTGCGCTTCACTGTGCTCCACGCGGTGGAACTCAACCTTTCGGAGTCGGGAGCTGGCGACCTAAGGCCTGGCGCACTGAAGAAGTTGGACCTGGTGCTCGGCTCATTCCACAGCGGCCTGAATACAAAGAGAGACCAGACCTCCCGATATCTGGCAGCGCTCCGCAATCCCCACGTGCACATCCTTGGCCACCCTCAGACGAGACGCTGGAACAAGCGCCTCGGTTTGGAGGCTGATTGGCCCCGGGTATTTGCTGAAGCGGCAAGACTCGGCAAAGCCATTGAGGTGGATGGGTACGCCGAGAGGCAAGATTTGCGGCAAAGCCTGCTGAAGATCGCGAAGGCGGAAGGCTGCTTCATTTCGCTCGGCAGTGATGCCCATCGAGCGGAGCAGCTCGACTACATTACCTTTTCACTCGCTTCTATTTTCACGGCGGGGATTCCCCTTGCCCGCGTTCTCAATTTTTGGGATGCACGACAAGTTCTCAAATGGGCTGGAGAACGGTAA
- a CDS encoding outer membrane beta-barrel protein gives MKPLSSLLLALGLALPAFGGEAYVSSKNTVTTPPPPVGCDCFNPGLSLGIFGAGILPDSDEDDALGGGVLLDYFFTEHIGLQGSYGIFATGSEHHEFDAALVVRFPITDICIAPYILGGAGYATNSEDNWNLFVGGGIEARIPDADCLGIFADGAYHWGEDDSGDFTIVRVGLKFKL, from the coding sequence ATGAAGCCCCTATCCAGTCTCCTCCTCGCCCTCGGCCTTGCGCTTCCCGCGTTCGGCGGTGAAGCCTATGTCTCCAGCAAAAACACCGTCACTACGCCTCCGCCCCCCGTGGGCTGCGACTGCTTTAACCCCGGACTTTCCCTCGGCATCTTCGGCGCGGGCATCCTTCCCGACAGTGATGAGGACGACGCTCTCGGCGGCGGCGTGCTCCTCGACTATTTCTTCACGGAGCACATCGGCCTGCAGGGCAGCTATGGCATCTTTGCCACCGGCAGCGAGCACCATGAGTTCGACGCGGCCCTCGTGGTGCGCTTCCCCATTACGGATATCTGCATCGCTCCCTACATCTTGGGTGGCGCGGGTTACGCGACCAATTCGGAAGACAACTGGAACCTGTTCGTCGGCGGTGGCATTGAAGCCCGCATTCCGGACGCTGACTGCCTCGGCATCTTCGCTGATGGCGCCTATCATTGGGGTGAAGATGACTCCGGTGATTTCACGATTGTTCGCGTGGGACTCAAGTTCAAGCTGTAG
- a CDS encoding winged helix-turn-helix domain-containing protein has product MKKPSPPVRESGAWTFFTNHAHVLLCLAADPHIRLRDLAATVGITERAAHKIVTELEAGGVLKRTKEGRRNAYTLNRKLPLRHPVESHCTVDGLIRFVLDSRP; this is encoded by the coding sequence ATGAAAAAACCGTCACCTCCCGTGCGAGAATCCGGTGCATGGACGTTTTTTACAAACCACGCCCATGTACTTCTTTGCCTCGCTGCAGACCCGCACATCCGGTTGCGCGATCTTGCGGCCACAGTTGGCATTACCGAACGAGCCGCGCATAAAATCGTTACAGAACTTGAGGCTGGGGGAGTCCTGAAACGCACGAAAGAAGGCCGCCGTAACGCCTATACGCTCAATAGGAAGTTGCCACTGCGACATCCGGTAGAATCTCACTGCACGGTGGACGGACTTATTCGCTTTGTCCTGGATAGCAGGCCTTGA
- a CDS encoding 5-(carboxyamino)imidazole ribonucleotide synthase, translating to MTYPHWPITIGILGGGQLALMLARSASQLGMATLVLDPAPSCPAGASAKHGQGHWTDAEALADFAKGADVITVENEFVEAESLARLEQLGHTVLPSSGTMRLVQDKLVQKQTLRGAGVPVTEFLAVSSQHDLDEAMRMFGFPIILKKRTLGYDGTGNFTVSTPADIWSGVRRLGGFEAGLYAEKWCPFSKELAVIVTRGRQGQTVLYPVTETRQHEHVCSDVLVPCQITPQEAEAAAQMALRSVEAVSGVGSFGIELFQLPDGNLVLNEMSPRVHNSGHYTLEACDCSQFENHIRAVCGLPLGSTRLRSAAAMVNVLAKSTGTGYPCGMAEAMAIPGASVHFYGKLRASPGRKMGHVTALGASATSALETAKLAAAQISFKE from the coding sequence ATGACCTACCCTCACTGGCCCATCACCATCGGGATACTTGGCGGAGGGCAGCTTGCCCTGATGCTTGCCCGGTCTGCTTCACAACTGGGGATGGCTACCCTCGTCTTAGACCCCGCACCGTCATGTCCCGCCGGGGCCTCCGCCAAACATGGCCAGGGTCATTGGACGGACGCTGAAGCTCTCGCTGATTTCGCAAAGGGAGCCGACGTGATCACCGTCGAGAACGAATTTGTGGAAGCTGAGAGTCTTGCACGATTGGAACAGCTTGGACACACGGTCTTGCCATCCTCAGGAACGATGCGGCTGGTTCAGGACAAACTCGTGCAGAAGCAGACGCTTCGCGGCGCGGGCGTGCCGGTCACGGAATTTCTAGCTGTATCCAGTCAGCATGACTTGGATGAAGCCATGAGAATGTTTGGGTTTCCCATCATCTTGAAGAAGCGGACCTTGGGTTATGATGGCACGGGAAACTTTACGGTTTCTACACCGGCTGATATTTGGTCGGGTGTGCGACGGTTGGGGGGCTTCGAGGCGGGCTTATACGCAGAGAAATGGTGCCCATTCTCCAAAGAACTGGCAGTCATCGTAACGAGGGGCAGGCAGGGCCAAACGGTCTTATACCCAGTCACGGAGACTCGGCAGCACGAACACGTATGCAGTGATGTGCTGGTTCCTTGCCAAATCACTCCCCAAGAAGCAGAGGCTGCGGCGCAGATGGCGCTTCGTTCGGTTGAAGCAGTGTCTGGGGTAGGGAGTTTTGGCATTGAACTATTCCAACTGCCGGACGGGAATCTGGTATTAAACGAAATGTCTCCACGGGTCCACAATTCGGGACATTACACTCTCGAAGCCTGCGACTGCTCGCAGTTTGAGAACCACATTCGCGCTGTCTGCGGGCTTCCTCTAGGGAGCACAAGACTCCGAAGTGCTGCTGCCATGGTTAATGTCTTGGCAAAATCCACGGGCACTGGCTATCCATGTGGTATGGCGGAAGCCATGGCAATTCCTGGTGCCAGCGTGCACTTCTACGGGAAGTTGCGTGCGTCGCCAGGGAGGAAAATGGGACACGTCACTGCGCTGGGAGCAAGCGCCACTTCAGCTCTTGAAACCGCGAAGCTTGCGGCCGCACAAATCAGTTTCAAAGAATAA
- the purE gene encoding 5-(carboxyamino)imidazole ribonucleotide mutase produces the protein MNGSNTPIVGIVMGSDSDWPTMRTAAEICRDFGVAFEARVVSAHRTPEDMAEYARSASSRGLGVIIAGAGGAAHLPGMIASHTVLPVIGVPVETKSLKGVDSLLSIVQMPAGIPVATVAIGNAKNAGLLALQILALTDPQLRQHLLSFREKIASESRQKTANLKLE, from the coding sequence ATGAATGGTTCCAACACTCCTATTGTCGGTATTGTAATGGGCAGCGACTCTGATTGGCCCACCATGCGCACTGCTGCGGAGATTTGTCGCGATTTCGGTGTAGCATTCGAAGCACGAGTGGTGTCCGCTCACCGCACCCCTGAAGACATGGCGGAATATGCCCGTTCAGCATCTTCCCGCGGACTGGGTGTAATCATAGCAGGAGCAGGAGGCGCTGCACATCTACCCGGAATGATTGCCAGCCATACGGTTCTGCCGGTCATTGGAGTGCCTGTCGAAACCAAGAGCCTTAAAGGCGTGGATTCATTACTGTCGATTGTGCAGATGCCTGCGGGAATCCCGGTGGCTACGGTCGCCATTGGCAATGCCAAAAACGCGGGGCTGTTGGCTTTGCAAATTCTGGCACTCACCGATCCGCAGCTCAGACAGCACTTGCTGTCGTTTCGCGAGAAGATCGCATCCGAATCGCGTCAAAAAACTGCAAACCTGAAGCTTGAGTGA